The genomic window CCCTCCACCTGGTTCCTCCACATCACAACGAGATCCCCGTCCGGGCCGAACGACACCGACGGGTGGCAGCACTCGCAGACGCTCCCGCCCGGCGACCGATAGACGAGGCGGTCCGGCTCCCAGGTCGCGCCGCCGTCGCGCGAGCGGGCGCCGTAGACCTCGGTCCTCTTCGCGCGCAGGTCCAGCCAGGTGCAGTACACCGAGCCGTCCGGCCCCGCGGCCATGCCATGCAAGCCCTCCCGCGCCGAGCCCTCGACGGCATTGACCCGCACCGGGCCGGCCCACGTGGCGCCCGCGTCGGCGGACCGCCAGGCGAGCAGGTCGCCGGACCAGCCCTCGCGCTCGAGGCCGCCGATGGCCGTGATCACGGCCCGATCCCCCGCCACGGCGATCCGGGGCCCCCGCCTCATGCCCACCATCAGCGCGTCCGCCCGGCCGACCTCCGCGACCCGATACGTCCGGCCCCCGTCGTCCGACCGCGCGCAGCGGATCGCGCCCGACTCGACGAAGGCCACGAAGATCCGCCCCCGCCCGTCCACCGCCGCCTGCGGCTGCCGCCCACCGCGCCCTGCCCCGCCCCCCGCCGGCGCCACCGTCGCGACGTCCGGCGCCGGGGCGTCGTCGGCCGCGGCCCGGGACACCGCCCCCGCCCATGCGGACAGCACCAGGCCGCCGAGCATCCACCGCGACAGCTCCCCTCGACGCATCATCGGAACATCCTCCATAGCTCGCCGATTCCCGCTTCCCAGGACGGACGGTAACCGAGCGCCCGGGATGGATCCAGCGGCCGGCGCGTCGGCGGGCCGCTGGGATGCTTTCCCTCACGGCCGCAGCCGCGGCTGCCGACGTGCAGGGACTCGATCGCGACGAGGCCGCGGCCGTCGGCCTGGGGCACGCGGCCCCCGCCGCCGGCGATGATGTACGGGATCGCCCTCGAGTCCGGCCCGGAGCCCACCGTGCGGGTGAACCGCTGGTAGTTGTGGACGTGGCCGGCCAGCAGGGCGTCGGGCCAGGCCCCGGCGGCGCGGAAGGCTTCGCCCAGGTCCGCCCCCATCTGGTCGCTGGGGGCGTGGCCCTCGTCGCGGGGGTCGAACAGCCTCTCCGTGATGGCGGGGCGGTGGATGGCGACGACCAGCGCCTTGCGCGGGCCGCGGTTCCGGCCGGCCGCGATCTCCGGCAGGACCTTGCCCTTGAACCAGTCGTATCGATGGTCGCCGGGGACCTTGCCGCGGAGGACGCCCGGCCCCTCGCCGCAATTGGAGTAGAGGCCGACGAGGTCCAGGAAGGGCGCCTTCAGCCACCAGTAGACCCCCGGCTGCGCGCTCATCTGGCGGACGACCGGCGAGGCGGCGGGCGGGATCGTGGCGTGCGGTGGGCAGAAGTTCTTCATGAACTCCAGGCAGGTGGACGCCTGATGGCCCAGGAGCACCTCGCCGTCGTGGTTCCCCGGGATGGCGATGATCTTCCCGCCGTTACAGCTCGTACGGCTCGTAGAACTGGGCGTGGTAGCCGGAGGGGGTGTTGTCGAAGTAGACGACGTCGCCGAGGCGGAAGCAGAACGCGGGAGACCAGCCGGGCGTCAGGGGGTTGAGGTCGTCGTTCATGACCCTGGCCACCGCCTTCTGCGCCTCCTCGACGGCCGCCGTGATGCCGCCGAAGGTGAGGTCGTGGGTCCTCTTGTCCACGGGGTATCGCCCGCCCCCGGAGTCGCCGACGGCGTGGAACCGCACGGCGCCGGTCGCCTCGATCTGCGAGGCCCGCTCCGCGCCCACGACGTCGGCGAGCGTCCAGACCGGGTCGTCGCTCAGCTCGGAGATCGGTTCGAGGGTCATGTCCTCGACGTGCGTGAGCGTCCGCGTGTGGTCGCCCGGATCCGGCGGCCGCAGGCTCGCGGGGAGGTTGGAGAAGAACGGGTGCGCGAAGGGGAAGGGCTCCGTCGGCGAGAACGGCTTCGGGCGCTCTGGTCGCCGCGCGGGGCCGGTCCCGCGCGGCGACGGCGGAGTGGAGTGAGCGGGGAGAGGCGTCCTCCCCCCGCTCGATGTCTCGGGCCGCGATGCCGGGCGGCCGATCAGCGGTGGGACGCGGCACGGTGGTGGCGGCCCGCCGAGCGGCCGTTGGCGGCCTCCTCCGCGGCGGCCTCCCCGTCCGGCTCGTCGGCCATGGACACCCTGAACGGCAGGTAGGCCCGGTCGCGGACGATGTTCCCGGCGCGGCGCACGAGCAGCGGCCCGAAGATCGGGTTGGCGTCGTGCTTGAGCTTCAGCAGGTCGAGCATCCGCTGGAAGAGGGCCGGGATGTTCGCCCCGGCGCGGAGCGCGGACATGGTCGCGGCCGCCACCATGTGGGCGGCGTAGATCTTGCTGGGCAGGTCCGTCGGCGTCGGGTTGGCCGTGGTGAGCGAATTCGTGAGCCGCTGGACGATCGACTCGTCCGAGTCCCGCCAGTTCTGGATCTCGCCCAGCGCGTGCATCTCCAGGCTGGGCATGGGCGTGGTGACGATCGCCCTGGACACGATCTCGGCGGACTTCCGGGCCACGGCGGCGGTGACCTTCGTCCCCGCCAGGCGGATCGTCGCCAGGTCCTTCTCGGTCTCGCCCTCGATGACGTCGGCCCAGTCGCCGGCGCCGGCGAACTCGAGCTGGCGGACCGTGGCGGCGGCGAGGAAGCCGCGGACGATGTCGGCGGGGTGCGGGTCCTGGTCGGGCCCGATCGTCCGCAGCTTCGCGGGGTTGCCGAACGCCGCGTTCAGGCCGCGGAAGAAGGCGACCAGGCCGATGCCCGCGGCCGGGCCCATGTTGAGGATCCCGAAGACGTCCGACGCGGTCTCGTCGATCCGGTCGGCCCAGTAGCCGGCCAGGCCCGCGGTGCTGTTGTCCTGCTGGAGCGCCGCGCGGACCGCGCCGCTGACCTGCGCCAGCAGGCCGGTGTCGGCGTGGAGGATGTCGTGACCGGACGTCTCGTGCGCCAGGGCCGGCCACGCCATCAGGCCGCGGCGGGCGTTCGCCGGCGGCAGGTTCACGACGGCCACCTTCAGGCCGAAGGTCTTCGTCGCGTCGGCCGGCCAGGTGTACGGCCCGGACGCCGGCTCGCCGAACTTCACCAGCGGCGGGTCCACCTCCAGGTCCGGCGGGTTCACGCCGCGGCGGTCCTCGGCGCTCAGGAAGCCGTCGTAGAGGTCGGCCACGACCTCCGCGAACGAGCCCAGGGCCTTGCCCTCGAACCGCTCGCCGCGCTGCAGCAGGGCCTGCGCGATGTCGAGCATCAGCCGGCCCGTCCCCTCGAGCGCCTGGTCGCGGAGGAGCACGCTCATGAAGCCGCTCTCCCCGATGCTGTCCAGCGTCGCGACGAACGGGTCGAAGGCCACCTGCTGGTAGAGCGGGGAGAACCGCGACCGGACGGCCATGAGCCGCCCCCTCAGGTTGTGGTAGTCGGTCGGGTCCGGCGGGCCCGGATCCTGGTCGAGCCCGGCGAGCCGGGCGTCCTCGATGCAAGCCGCGAGGTTGCTGATGTCGGGCTGGGCCATCGTCGGTGCTCCTTGCTGAATTCCGGGTGGGCTGGGGGAGATGCGGGGCGAACGGGGGCGGGCAGGGCGGGGCCGCCCGCCGTCACGACGGCAGCTCGCGGCCGGGCGGCGAGGGCTTCAGGACCGCCTGCATGCCGGCCGCCATCGCGCCGAGGACCTCGATCAGATTCTCGCCGACGAAGAGGCAACGCTCCACCGGCACGCCGACCGCCGCCGCGGCGTGCGCGTAGATATCCGGCTTCGGCTTGCCGGCGCCGCCGGGGACGTCGTGCTCCGACACGAACCCGGCGGCCTCGAAGAACCCGCCGAGGCCCGCGTCGTCCAGGAGGGCGCGGCCCTCGGCGTCGGTCAGCGGGCCGAGCGTCGTGATGACGCCCATCTTCAGCCCCATGTCGTCGCGGACCGATTCCAGCAGCCTCTTCGTGCTGGGGAACGGCACGAGCTTGCCGGTGGCCGGATTCCGCTCGCCGAGCGTGCCCCCAATGTCGAAGAAGACGAAATCCACGGCCATGATCGTCGCCCTGTAACGAGTGGATGCGACCTCCATTTCGGCCGCCGGGAGCATGCCAGGGATGGGACGGGGCCGGCCGCGGGGGGATCCTCGACGACCCCCCGGCCGGCGGGATGACGGTATCCCGCCCCGCCCGGGGGACGCGCCCTCGGGGGAGCGGGGGCCGATGCGCCGCCGATGCGGATCGGGAGGCCTCGCCCCGCCGCCGCGGCGCAGGTCCGCCTATGCCCTTCATCAAGGGAGGGAGCCGTTGGCCCGAAGCGCCCCGCCCCTTTTCCGGCCGCCGGCCCCGACCCGGCCGCGATCGGCCTACTCCACGCCCCTCGCCAGCAGGGCCGGGAGCCACGCCCCCAGGAGGGCGAGGAGGCCGGGCAGCGCCTGCTTGACCAGGAAGCCGGGCCGGTGGAACGTCGCATAGCCGAAGACGCCGGCCACCAGCGCCCAGGCGCCGAAGAACGTCGCGAGCTGCCGCCCCCACGCGGGATCCTGGAGCCGGAAGACGACCAGGGCCCAGGCCGCGCCGGCCGCGAGGGCCGCGTTGGAGAGCCCCTGATTGCGGCCCACCGCGGCGCAGGCCCTCGCAACCTCCGGCGGCATGCCGAGGACCTCGACCGCCGCCGCCTCCCAGTCGAAGATCTCCTTGTATGCGAACGCGGCGTGGACGATCGCGAGCAGCGCGAGCGCGGCGACCGGCAGCCAGGGCAGGAGCTCGGGACTCACGGGGATCGTCCTCCGGGGTGGAGATGTGGGGCTCGTCGACTCGACCCGACGCGGGTCAGGGCCTCCCGACGGGGGGGAGGTGCGTCGTCAGCCAGGCGTCGGCCCTCGCCCGCGAGTCGGTGTCGGCCGGGCCGCCCGGGCGGAAGACGTGCCGGAAGCCGCCCTCCCAGTCGTCGTCGTACCCGTGGCGTTCGTTCGGGATCCCCGCGGCCGACAGGGCGCTGAGGAACGGGGCGGAGTTCGCGGCGACGGGGACGACCGGGTCGCGGTTGTTGTAGAAGACGATCGTCGGGGGGAACTTCGCGATGGCCCCGGTGGCGGCCGGGTCCAGCACGCCGTAGAAGTCCGCGAAGGCCCCGACGGCCCCGGCCGGGGACGCGGCGATGTACGACATCGCGATGCCCCCGCCCAGCGAGAAGCCGACCAGGCCGAGGCGGGTCATGTCCGCGTCGGGGCGAGTCGAAAGGTGGTCGAGGGCGGCCCGGAGCGTCGGCACGTGGGGTGCAATGCTCACCTCGGCCGGCGTCGTGCCCCCCGGGAAATAGCCCGGCAACGCGGCGAGGTAGCCGAGCGCCGCGATCTCCTCGGCGAAGTCGCGGAGCGGGGCCCCGAAGGGGGGCCGCAGCCCGGTCGTCCCGTGGATGAGGACGACGACGGGATATCGCTTCCCGCCGGCCGGCGCGGGGGCGATGTCGATGTCGAAGGATGCACCGGCCGGGGTCTTGAAGGTCTCGCGGATCATGGAGGCGGCTCCGTGTTGGCGAATCGGTCCCCGGAGGTAGGATGCACTCCCGCCCCGATTCGGAAATCGGGGCGGGAGCGACGCCCGCATGGGGCCGGTCGAATGCCCCCGGTCAATGCCCCCGCCGGTAGACGAGCGAGCCCTCGCCGGACCAGATGTAGCCGACCGGGTCCATGGCCCCGAACTCGAAGGGCTGGGTCACGGCGGTCATGATGAAGCTCCCCCCGGTGACCTTCGCGAACCGCCCGGTGCACAGGGCGGGGATGGGGTTGAACTCCGCGACGAAGACCGCCACGAACAGGCCCTCGCGCGTCGGATGGAGCGTCACCTCGCCCGGCCTGGCCGCGCCGTTGGAGGTGTCGCCGTAGGTGAAGGCCAGCCGGTCCCCGTTGGCGGCGACGAACACGAACGGCCGGGCGCTGTCGAAGTCGGCCGTGCCGTCGGCGTGGAATTCGAGGACCTGGAAGGCCCCCTCGCCGTAATACCTCCCCAGCTCCGTGGCCTGGCCGACCGCGAAGTGGCGGGACGCGACGTCCGGCACGACGGGGAGGTACTCCGCGACCCCGCCGCCGACGACCTTGAACGGCTTGACGACCTGCGCGTGCGCGGGGGATCCCGCCAGGGAGAGCCCCGCGACCAGCAGGACGAGGGGGGACGCGGCGGCGATGCGACGAATCGGGTGGAGCATGAGTGAACCTCGATGTCCGCGCGGCGTGTGAGGCCGGCCCCGCGCCGCGGACGAGCCGCCGGGGCCGGCCGATGAGGGACGGGCATCCCTCGGGACGAAGATGGGCTCCTGGCCGGCCTCGATGCCTCCCGGGTGGCTGTGGCGGAGCGGAGCGACGCCACGGGATCGCCCCGGCGACGAGTCCGGCTCGGACTCGCTCCGACAGCCTTCGGTCCGGAGGAGGGCCGGATCCGCTTCCCCTTACGAAGGGGGGATACAGGGGGGTGCCTTCGATCGCCCCGGCCCGGACCATGCAACCCCTCCAGCTCTCCTTGGCAAGGGGGAGAGCCGGACTCGCCTCGCCTTTTCCGGGGCAACGTGCATGCGTCTCAGCTCATGGGAGGGGCCCCGAGCCCGCTCGAGATTCAGGCCGTCACGGGGCCCGATCCGCCTCGGCGACGGGATCGGGCGAGGGAGAGCCCGACCGCCGCCATCGCGATCCCGCCCAGGCAGAACGCCGACGGCTCGGGCACGGCCGAGACGTAGATCGCGCCGTTGGTCGTGTAGCCGACGAGGAACCCGTTGGCCGGGTCGCCGTAATAGATCGGGTTCCGGTCGGTCGCCGAGCCCTGGAGGGTCGTCGCCGTCCGCGGGGGCAGGCCGTCGAGGGTCGCGGCCAGGGCGTAGACCCCGCCGGTCTCCAGGATGGTGCCGTCGGCGAGCTTGAAGAGGAACCGGTCGAGGTACGCCGTGTAGTCCCCGCTCGCGAAGCTCGACGGGTCGCCCGAGGCGAACCCGGGGTCGGTCGGATCCTGGACGACGTTCTCGATCATCCCGTGGAAGCTCCCCCCGCCCAGCGGCGCCCCGGTGCCGAACGTGTAGCTCCCCAGCCCGGCATACGACCCGCTGAACAGCGAGTCGCCGCCCGCGAACTCGATCGTGCTCCCCACCTGGGCCTGGCGGTGGATCGTGAAGTAGCCGACCCCCGAGAGCCCGTACAGCGTGAACTCCGGCCCCGGGTTGAACGCCGTCCCGCCGAGGATCGTCACGTCCTGGACCGCCGTCCCATGGAACGTCGTATCCCCCGCGACGATGGGCGCGGCCCGGGCGGATGCGGGGAGGCACATCGGGAGGGCGGCGAGCAGGAGCAGGCAGGCTCGGGAGCATCTCATGGCGGGCTCTCTCGTTGAGGGATGGAAGCGCGGCATCGGCCGAGTTCCCGGCGTGACCCCTCCGGGGGGCGTGTCGGCCCGCGGCGGGTGCGCGTGAGCGACGCGGCGGGGTTACTCCGAGGGGCCCCCGGGCCGGCGGCATCGCGGGACGGCTCCGCCCCTTCCCGGAGCGGGGGGCACACGGGCGATCCTGCTCGCCCCGCGGAAAGGTCACGACGATCCGGAAACATTCCGGCGCAACTCCCCGAGCCGATCCGCACGAAGGGGGTTGGCACGGGGCGGTGAAATTCTGTAAAAGACATGTGACGGCGACGCACCCTTCGGCAGGATTCCCATTGGCGGGCCCGCGGATGGAATCAGCACCTCCCGACGATCCGGGCGGCGGGGAGGAGGAACGGCTACTCCGCGAGGCCGCGCGCGGCGACCAGGAGGCGCTGCGGAGGCTGCTGGAGGGGCACCGGGGGAGGCTCAGGCGGATGGTCGCCCTGCGGCTCGACTCCAGGCTGGCGGCGCGGGTGGACGCCTCCGACGTGGTCCAGGAGGCCATGCTCGACGCGGCGCGGAAGCTCGCGGACTACGAGCGGGAGCGGCCGCTGCCGCTCTACCCGTGGCTGCACCGGCTCGCCGCCGAGCGGCTGGCCGCGGCGCACCGGAAGCACCTCTGCAAGAACCGCAGCGTGGACCGGGAGCGCGCCGAGTGCGACTGCCGGGATCCCTCCGCCGCGCTCCTCGTGGACCAGCTCGTCGCCGGCGACACGACGCCCGGGCACCACATGCTCCGCGAGGAGCAGCGCCAGCGCGTCCGCGAGGCGCTCGGCCAGCTCGCCGCGACCGACCGCGAGGTCCTCGTGATGCGATACCTCGAGGACCTGACGTTCCCGGAGATCGCGGCCATCCTGGGCGTCTCCGAGGGCGCGGCCAAGATGCGGCACCTGCGGGCCATCGAGAAGGTCCGCTCGCTCCTCAAGGACGACGACTCGGGGCCGCTCCGGTGATCGCGCGGGACGCCCTCCCCGGCGGGGAGGATCCCGAGCTCGCCGAGGTCGCCGCGGAGGCCGGCGAGCGGCTGAGGCGGGGCGAGGACGTGCGGCCGGAGGACTACCCGCGCCACGCCGAGGCCCTCCGCGACCTGCTGCCGACGCTCCGGATGATGGCCGGGATGCCCGCCCCGGCGGCGGGCCACTCGCCCTGGTTCGGCCGGCTCGGGGACTTCCGGCTGGTCCGCGAGGTCAGCCGCGGCGGCATGGGGATCGTCTACGAGGCGGTGCAGGAGTCGCTCGGACGCCGCGTCGCGCTGAAGGTCCTGCCCGACGCCGCGGCGCTGGACCCCAGGAGCCTCCGCCGGTTCCAGCTCGAGTCCCAGGCCGCCGCCAGCCTGGACCACCCCCACATCGTCCCCGTCTACGCGACCGGCTCCGCCGGCGGCATCCCCTACTACGCCATGCGGTTCATCGACGGCCGCGACCTGGCGAAGGTCCTCCGCGCCCTGCGCCGCGACGATCCGGGGGAGACCGAGGCCGGCCCCGCTCGGCCGACATCGGCCGCGCCGGCGTCCACGCTGGGGCCGTCGCGTGCCCGCGAGGCCGCCCGGCTGGCGAGGCAGGCCGCGGAGGCCCTGGACCACGCCCACGCCGCCGACGTCCTGCACCGCGACGTCAAGCCCTCCAACCTCCTGATCGACGATGCCGGCGGCCTCTGGGTCGCCGACTTCGGCCTGGCGCGGATCCGCGGCGGGCTCGACCTCACCCACACCGGCGACGCCCTGGGCACCCCCCGCTACATGAGCCCGGAGCAGGCCGCCGGCCGACGCGAGCCGCTCGACGGCCGGTCCGACATCTACTCGCTGGGCGCCACGCTCTACGAGATGCTCACCCTCCGCCCCGCCTTCCCCGGCGACGACCGCATCGACGTCCTGCGGCGGATCGCCCAGGAGGAGCCCCCCCGGCCGCGGTCCATCGACCCGACCATCCCCGTGGACCTGGAGACGATCGTCCTGAAGGCCATGGCCAAGTCGCGGCGGGACCGGTACGCCACCGCCGCCGACCTCGCCGCGGACCTCGGCCGGTTCCTCGACGACCGCCCGATCCTCGCCCGCCGCCCCGGCCTGGCCGACCACCTCGCCAAGTGGACGCGGCGGAACCGGCGGCTCGTCCTGGGCGCCGCGGCCGCGCTCGCCCTCGTGCTGGCCGCCGCCGCCCTCGGCGCCGCGCGGTACATCAGCTGGCTCCGGCGGCACGAGGCCGTCCTCCAGGACGCCGTCGGCCTGGCCGGCCGGAACGCCGCGGAGGCGGAGCGGCTCGCCCTGGAGGCCGACCGCCAGCGCCGGCTGGCCCAGCGGCACTACCTCGCGGCCCAGTTGCGCCTGGCCCAGCAGGCCGTCGACGCGGGCGACCCCGAGGTCGCGCAGGAGCTCCTCGACGCCGTCACGCCCGCACCGGGCCCCGAGGGCTCCGGCCGCTTCGCCTGGGGCTACCTCCGCGCGCTCGCCCGCCGCGAGGTCGTCCGCCTGCCGGAGCTGGACACGCCGATCCACGGCATGTCCCTGTCCCGGGACGGCCGCACGGTCGCGACCAACCAGGGCGACGCGACGCTCGCGATCTGGGACCTGCCCGCCGAGCGGATCCGCCTCACGATCGCCGAGCCCGGGATGATGTACCGCGAGCCCCACCTCACCGGCGACGGCCGGATCCTGGTCGCCCCCATGATGCCGACCCCGCACCGGGACGAGCACACGCTGGGCCTCTGGGACGCGACCACGGGGGAGCTCCGGGCGATCCGACGGGCCGGACACCCGGCCCCCTTCGGGGTCCAGGAGCTGCTGAACCGGGTGCACTTCCTGGCCGGCGAGCGGCTCGTCGCCCACGTGCTGGACGACGGGAAGGGCAGGGCGTCCCTCCGGATCTGGGCCCTCGACCCGGACCCCGCGAAGGCCCTCCCCCTGGTCGCCCTCGACGACGTCCGGGCGGCGGCCTTCGCGCCCGAGGGCCGGCTGTTCGCCACCCTCGAGGGGGGCGGCCTGAGGCTCCGCGACGCCTCGACCGGCGCCGTCGCCCGCGAGGCGGCGGCCGGGCCCGGCGCCCCCGGCCCGCTGGCCATCTCCCCCGACGGCCGGCTCCTCGCCGCGTGCTCGGGCGACGGGCGGGTCGTCGTCCGCGGCGTGGACCGCCTGGACGAACGCGCCCGATACGACCCCGGCGCCCCCGTCGTCGAGCCGAGATTCGACCCGACGGGCAGGATCCTCGCGTTGGTCGCCGAGGGCGGGAAGGTCCACCTCTGGGACTGGGCCGCCGGCCGGTCCCGCGTCGCGATCCCCGACGACCTCGATCGCGCCCGCGACCGGGTGCGCCTGGCCTTCTCGCCCGACGGGCGCCGGTTCGCGACGCAGGCGCACGGCGATCCGGGCGGGGAAATGCCGCTCCTCGTCTGGGACGCGGAGTCGGGCCGCCGGCTCGGCGCGTTGCCTTACGGCGATCGCGGCGCCCCGGAATACCACCTCTTCGCCCCCGACGGCCGCTCCCTCGTCCTCGACCTGGGCCGGTCGCCGAAGATCTGGCGATTCGACCCGCCCCCCGAGCCGCCCCAGCCGGCCGGTCACCGGGACGAGGCGTGGGCCCTCGCCTTCTCGCCGGACGGCTCGCTCCTGGCGACCGGGAGCGACGACGACCGCAACCCCGAGAAGGTCAGCATCAAGCTCTGGGAACCGGCCACCGGCCGGCTCGTCCGCGGGTGGTACGCCGGCGAGGGGACGGTCGCGGCGCTCGCCTTCTCGCCCGACGGCAGGACGCTCGTATCCGGCCACCTCCTGCCCGGGAGGAACCTGCGGGCCTGGGACGTCTCGACCGGGCGGCTCCTGCGGGCGCACGCGGGCCACCCCCAGCGGGTCCGCGCCGTGGCCGTCGCGCCGGACGGCCGGACGGTCGTCGCCGCGGGCGGCCAGAAGCTCCGCCCGGATGAGGACTGGACGGTCCGCTCCTGGGAGCTCGGCGACTTCCGCGGCCTCCGCTCGCTCGCGGGGCACGAGGGCGGCGTGCGCTCGGTGAAGTTCTCCCCGGACGGCCGGCTCCTCGCCTCGGCGGGGGCCGACCACCTCGTGCGGACCTGGGACGCCGCGACCGGCGCCCCGCTGGCATCCCGCCGCCGGCCGTCCCCCATCGCCGGCCTCGCGTTCGCGCCCGACGGCCGGGCCCTGGCGGTCGCCGACGAGTCCGGCGGCGTGGCCCTCCTCGACCCCGACGGCCTGGCCGTCCGCTCCACGATCCGGGGCGCCACCGACCGCCTCCTCGGCCTGGCCTACGCCCCCGACGGCCAGTCCATCGCCACCTGCGGCCGCTCCGGCGTGATCCGCCTCTGGGACGCCGTGACCGGCCAGGAGCTCCTCGTCCTGAAGGGCCACAAATCCCAGGTCAACGCCCTCGCCTTCTC from Aquisphaera giovannonii includes these protein-coding regions:
- a CDS encoding sialidase family protein, whose protein sequence is MMRRGELSRWMLGGLVLSAWAGAVSRAAADDAPAPDVATVAPAGGGAGRGGRQPQAAVDGRGRIFVAFVESGAIRCARSDDGGRTYRVAEVGRADALMVGMRRGPRIAVAGDRAVITAIGGLEREGWSGDLLAWRSADAGATWAGPVRVNAVEGSAREGLHGMAAGPDGSVYCTWLDLRAKRTEVYGARSRDGGATWEPDRLVYRSPGGSVCECCHPSVSFGPDGDLVVMWRNQVEGARDLYLSRSTDGGSTFGPAGKLGRGTWPLQACPMDGGAVAVGPAGLVETAWMRAGEVFAARPGEPEHRLGRGVQAWTAVGPGGPFAVWLASRPGRVLAQVPGRDAPLTLADRGNDPVVAAGPGGRGPVVAAWEGEAGGIFAAVLDAPPASRPAAGAR
- a CDS encoding HAD family hydrolase: MAVDFVFFDIGGTLGERNPATGKLVPFPSTKRLLESVRDDMGLKMGVITTLGPLTDAEGRALLDDAGLGGFFEAAGFVSEHDVPGGAGKPKPDIYAHAAAAVGVPVERCLFVGENLIEVLGAMAAGMQAVLKPSPPGRELPS
- a CDS encoding serine/threonine-protein kinase; translated protein: MIARDALPGGEDPELAEVAAEAGERLRRGEDVRPEDYPRHAEALRDLLPTLRMMAGMPAPAAGHSPWFGRLGDFRLVREVSRGGMGIVYEAVQESLGRRVALKVLPDAAALDPRSLRRFQLESQAAASLDHPHIVPVYATGSAGGIPYYAMRFIDGRDLAKVLRALRRDDPGETEAGPARPTSAAPASTLGPSRAREAARLARQAAEALDHAHAADVLHRDVKPSNLLIDDAGGLWVADFGLARIRGGLDLTHTGDALGTPRYMSPEQAAGRREPLDGRSDIYSLGATLYEMLTLRPAFPGDDRIDVLRRIAQEEPPRPRSIDPTIPVDLETIVLKAMAKSRRDRYATAADLAADLGRFLDDRPILARRPGLADHLAKWTRRNRRLVLGAAAALALVLAAAALGAARYISWLRRHEAVLQDAVGLAGRNAAEAERLALEADRQRRLAQRHYLAAQLRLAQQAVDAGDPEVAQELLDAVTPAPGPEGSGRFAWGYLRALARREVVRLPELDTPIHGMSLSRDGRTVATNQGDATLAIWDLPAERIRLTIAEPGMMYREPHLTGDGRILVAPMMPTPHRDEHTLGLWDATTGELRAIRRAGHPAPFGVQELLNRVHFLAGERLVAHVLDDGKGRASLRIWALDPDPAKALPLVALDDVRAAAFAPEGRLFATLEGGGLRLRDASTGAVAREAAAGPGAPGPLAISPDGRLLAACSGDGRVVVRGVDRLDERARYDPGAPVVEPRFDPTGRILALVAEGGKVHLWDWAAGRSRVAIPDDLDRARDRVRLAFSPDGRRFATQAHGDPGGEMPLLVWDAESGRRLGALPYGDRGAPEYHLFAPDGRSLVLDLGRSPKIWRFDPPPEPPQPAGHRDEAWALAFSPDGSLLATGSDDDRNPEKVSIKLWEPATGRLVRGWYAGEGTVAALAFSPDGRTLVSGHLLPGRNLRAWDVSTGRLLRAHAGHPQRVRAVAVAPDGRTVVAAGGQKLRPDEDWTVRSWELGDFRGLRSLAGHEGGVRSVKFSPDGRLLASAGADHLVRTWDAATGAPLASRRRPSPIAGLAFAPDGRALAVADESGGVALLDPDGLAVRSTIRGATDRLLGLAYAPDGQSIATCGRSGVIRLWDAVTGQELLVLKGHKSQVNALAFSPDGSTLASCSHDGEVHLWRAR
- a CDS encoding dienelactone hydrolase family protein — encoded protein: MIRETFKTPAGASFDIDIAPAPAGGKRYPVVVLIHGTTGLRPPFGAPLRDFAEEIAALGYLAALPGYFPGGTTPAEVSIAPHVPTLRAALDHLSTRPDADMTRLGLVGFSLGGGIAMSYIAASPAGAVGAFADFYGVLDPAATGAIAKFPPTIVFYNNRDPVVPVAANSAPFLSALSAAGIPNERHGYDDDWEGGFRHVFRPGGPADTDSRARADAWLTTHLPPVGRP
- a CDS encoding DUF1304 family protein; amino-acid sequence: MSPELLPWLPVAALALLAIVHAAFAYKEIFDWEAAAVEVLGMPPEVARACAAVGRNQGLSNAALAAGAAWALVVFRLQDPAWGRQLATFFGAWALVAGVFGYATFHRPGFLVKQALPGLLALLGAWLPALLARGVE
- a CDS encoding RNA polymerase sigma factor, with amino-acid sequence MESAPPDDPGGGEEERLLREAARGDQEALRRLLEGHRGRLRRMVALRLDSRLAARVDASDVVQEAMLDAARKLADYERERPLPLYPWLHRLAAERLAAAHRKHLCKNRSVDRERAECDCRDPSAALLVDQLVAGDTTPGHHMLREEQRQRVREALGQLAATDREVLVMRYLEDLTFPEIAAILGVSEGAAKMRHLRAIEKVRSLLKDDDSGPLR